Genomic DNA from Larus michahellis chromosome 3, bLarMic1.1, whole genome shotgun sequence:
ATGTCACTGAGCTTGGAATTACcctgacccagcaaaaagcaagcTCGCACCTCACTTTGTGGGCACAACTTTCCTGCGGCTACAGAGAACAAACGCCGGCAGGAGCTGCGGGACCTGGACAAACGTGTGGTGCCGGTGCATCTCCTGCCCCCGCCTCCCGAGCTCTGATGGATCCTGCAAGGGCACGTCAGGGCTGTTCAATCACGGATGCGCCTttccaagcacacacacacaaaaaaaaaaaaaaaaaaaagaaacgaaagaaaaaaaaaaagaaagggggacggggcagggggggggagtggggggaggagaTAAGAAAACCGGAGCCCCGGAAGCGCCGGATTGCCGAAAGTTTAAGCGTAAAGCAGGGGATGTGATCCGGGGGGACATGCAcccccgccgcgctccgctgCAGAGCCCCTTCCTTGCCCGACCGGACCCGGGCTGCCTGCCCGCACCGCTGCGCCCCTGCCCCGCACCGTCCTGCTCGCCCTTGCCCTTCCCCGCACGGCCAGCTCCGGCACCGAGAGGCACCTGCAACCCCGGCGCGGGACGGAGCGGCGGGGCAGCCACTCCCGCGCGTCCAGCGGGCTCCGTCGGGAGCCGGGCATCGCCCAGCCCCACCGCGGGCGCGGTGCGAGAGGGGACGGGGCAAGGCGAAGGGCCAGGCGGGACCCCGCATCCCCCAGTGCCCCGTCGGGCTGCGGGGAGGGGCAGGTGCGGCCGCTCCCTCTCCGCGCTGCGGTGGGGCTGGATCGGGGGCGAGCCCGGGCTCCTCCCGCCGTCCTAagggggcaggggcggggggatgGCGGTAGGGCggtgcgcggggccggggcgggccagGCCCCCCCCGTCGGACAGCGGGTGGGTGCTGGAGAGAGGGCGGAGGGAGGCGGCAGCTCCTCCTCCGCGGGCAGGCGGGCAGCCCGCCCGGGAGCGGCACCGGTTGCTCGGTGCCGGCggagccgcgccgcgccgcccgctaTATAAGGGGCGGCGGCTGCTCGCCGCTCCCTCACACCGGCCCCGGGCCGAGGCCGGGCCCCGACAGCATGGCCCGCGGCGGGGCGCCATGGGAGGTGGTCTCCCCCCCTGCCTCCCGCggaccctcctcttcctcctcctcctgcttctcccgcacccgcggcggcggctgcaaACTTGCGGCGGCGGGCTGCGTGTGAAggcagggcccggcggggcggctcCGCTGCCCTCGCAGCCCCCGCCGTCGCGCCCGCAGCCCGGGGGGGAGGCCGCCGCCCGCGGGCATGCGGCGCTGCCGCTGCGCCCGTCGAGACGCGGTgcggagcggcgggcggcggggctgcgcctaggggcggccggggcgggagcCCCATGCCCGGAGCTCGCCGCGCTCCGCGGGGAAGCGGCGGGGCAATGAGCTGGCGGGGCGAGCGGGCACGCCTGGCCCCCGGTTTGCCCTGCTCCCTCGCCCGCGGGGAGTGAGGCTCGGCGGAGCCCGCTCGGTGCTCCCGgaagggcgggcgggcgggtgggAGGTGGTGCCGGCgcggggatgctgcagccctccCCCGGCGTCGACGGGGTCCTGCCAGGGTAGCGGCCCCGCCGTGCCGAGCCCCGCCGTctgcgggggcggcggccgcggaGGGATGGAGCCGGCCGGCCCCTGCCAGGCGCCGCTGCTCCCCGCCAACGACTCTTACCACGGCCGAAACTGCAGCGCCGAGGAAGGGACCTACCAGGATGCCACCCCCCTCTCCGGGAAGATCGTGCTCGCCGTCGTCCTGGCGCTCGTCACCCTGGCCACGGTGCTCTCCAACGCCTTTGTCATCGCCACGGTCTACCAGACGAGGAAACTCCACACGCCGGCCAACTATCTCATCGCCTCGCTGGCCGTCACCGACCTCCTCGTCTCCATCCTCGTCATGCCCATCAGCACCATGTACACTGTGACCGGCAAGTGGACGCTGGGCCAGATCGTCTGCGATATCTGGCTGTCCTCGGACATCACCTGTTGCACGGCGTCCATCCTGCACCTCTGTGTCATCGCCCTGGACCGCTACTGGGCGATCACCGACGCCGTCGAGTACTCCACGAAACGGACTCCCAAGCGGGCAGCGGGCATGATCGCCTTGGTGTGGGTCTTCTCCATCTGCATCTCCATGCCCCCTTTGTTTTGGCGGCAGGCGAAGGCCGAAGAAGTCTCTCACTGTGTGGTGAACACGGACCACGTCCTCTACACCGTGTACTCCACGGTGGGAGCCTTCTACTTCCCCACTCTGCTGCTGATAGCCCTCTACGGGAGGATCTACGTGGAAGCCAGATCGCGGATTTTGAAGCAGACGCCAAAGAAAGCAGGTAAAAGACTAACACGGGCTCAGTTAATCACAGACTCCCCGGGGTCGTCCTCCTCCGTCACGTCCATAAACTCCAAGGCCCCCGAGGGCTCCAGCGAAACGGGCTCTCCCGTGTACATGAACCAGGTGAAGGTGAAGGTCTCGGATGCCCTGCTGGAGAAGAAGAAGCTCACGGCCGCTAGAGAGCGGAAAGCTACAAAGACTTTAGGGATTATTTTAGGAGCCTTCATCGTCTGTTGGCTGCCCTTTTTCATCATCAGCCTGGTGTTGCCTATTTGCAAGGACGCTTGCTGGTTCCACATGGCCATCTTTGACTTTTTCACGTGGCTGGGATATCTCAACTCCCTCATCAACCCCATCATCTATACTATGTCGAACGAAGACTTCAAACAAGCTTTCCACAAACTCATACGTTTCCGATGCACAAGCTGAAAATTTTGAATGCGATGTGTTCGCCGGGGCTGCCCCCTTGCACGCCCGTGCCCGACGCCACAGGTAGGTgcgcgcccccgccgcggcgAGCGGCGATGCTCGGGGCGGGAAGACCTGGCGGGAGGAATACTCtcgggaatggggggggggggcggggagaggag
This window encodes:
- the HTR1B gene encoding 5-hydroxytryptamine receptor 1B, which translates into the protein MEPAGPCQAPLLPANDSYHGRNCSAEEGTYQDATPLSGKIVLAVVLALVTLATVLSNAFVIATVYQTRKLHTPANYLIASLAVTDLLVSILVMPISTMYTVTGKWTLGQIVCDIWLSSDITCCTASILHLCVIALDRYWAITDAVEYSTKRTPKRAAGMIALVWVFSICISMPPLFWRQAKAEEVSHCVVNTDHVLYTVYSTVGAFYFPTLLLIALYGRIYVEARSRILKQTPKKAGKRLTRAQLITDSPGSSSSVTSINSKAPEGSSETGSPVYMNQVKVKVSDALLEKKKLTAARERKATKTLGIILGAFIVCWLPFFIISLVLPICKDACWFHMAIFDFFTWLGYLNSLINPIIYTMSNEDFKQAFHKLIRFRCTS